One Alligator mississippiensis isolate rAllMis1 chromosome 16, rAllMis1, whole genome shotgun sequence genomic region harbors:
- the LOC102557863 gene encoding GRAM domain-containing protein 2B isoform X2, which yields MDLQSCSMDNAPGQPNDHCLANPAVPSGKAKKSKKKVLEQKKWQSLEETGSEVLQPGKQALLARSKTYDPSYSKEPEKDLVSGKQKNSSSSLVKRMVSFHKAFKEIPEEEALLDSFSCAWQKEVPYHGRLYVSQNYVCFHCSMLLKDVKVVIPVSSITIFKKANTALLVPNALSIRTVEGEKFLFVSLRTREATYQLLRSVCKHLQDESRNSSPTATPTIASPEHLLKKPLTSSQSDLEHNPQETDSLLDTLDGPRPKQNRMKEDVGKHSAALSKGGTRAIGQTKVTTSSWWSQLSTLNVVILIYLLLVVILLLSSGYIGLRIVELEQQLTSMGAWPELNLQRQYKKT from the exons ctgcctggccaacCCGGCTGTGCCATCTGGAAAAGCCAAGAAGAGCAAAAAGAAGGTTTTGGAGCAGAAGAAATGGCAGAGCCTGGAAGAGACTGGGAGCGAAGTCTTGCAGCCAGGGAAACAGGCCTTGCTCGCCAG ATCAAAGACCTATGACCCATCCTACTCCAAAGAGCCTGAAAAGGACTTGGTCTCGGGAAAGCAAAAGAATTCCTCTTCTTCG CTGGTCAAGCGCATGGTGAGCTTCCACAAGGCCTTCAAGGAGATCCCCGAGGAGGAAGCCCTGCTTGACA GTTTTTCATGTGCCTGGCAGAAGGAAGTGCCCTACCACGGCCGCCTCTACGTGTCCCAGAACTATGTCTGCTTCCACTGCAGCATGCTGCTCAAGGACGTCAAG GTGGTGATTCCTGTCTCCTCCATCACCATCTTCAAGAAGGCCAACACTGCGCTCCTGGTGCCCAACGCACTCAGCATCCGGACAGTGGAAGGCGAGAAG TTTCTCTTCGTGTCGCTGCGCACCCGGGAAGCCACCTACCAGCTGCTGAGATCAGTCTGCAAACACCTGCAG GACGAGAGCAGGAACAGCAGCCCCACAGCCACACCAACCATCGCCAGCCCCGAGCACCTCCTCAAGAAGCCTCTG ACCTCAAGCCAGTCGGACCTGGAACACAACCCGCAGGAGACTGACAGCCTCCTGGATACGCTAG ATGGGCCCAGGCCAAAGCAGAACAGGATGAAGGAGGATGTGGGCAAGCACTCAGCGGCTCTGAGCAAAG GGGGCACCCGGGCCATCGGGCAGACCAAGGTGACGACGAGCAGCTGGTGGTCGCAGCTGAGTACTCTCAATGTGGTTATCCTCATCTACCTGCTGCT ggtggTCATCTTGCTGCTGTCCTCGGGGTACATCGGCCTGAGGATCGTGGAGCTGGAGCAACAGCTGACGTCGATGGGGGCCTGGCCGGAGCTGAACCTGCAGCGCCA ATACAAGAAGACATGA
- the LOC102557863 gene encoding GRAM domain-containing protein 2B isoform X1 has protein sequence MELFRARRSELEPGAAGMTKLGDRAGPGISAFPVMSCLANPAVPSGKAKKSKKKVLEQKKWQSLEETGSEVLQPGKQALLARSKTYDPSYSKEPEKDLVSGKQKNSSSSLVKRMVSFHKAFKEIPEEEALLDSFSCAWQKEVPYHGRLYVSQNYVCFHCSMLLKDVKVVIPVSSITIFKKANTALLVPNALSIRTVEGEKFLFVSLRTREATYQLLRSVCKHLQDESRNSSPTATPTIASPEHLLKKPLTSSQSDLEHNPQETDSLLDTLDGPRPKQNRMKEDVGKHSAALSKGGTRAIGQTKVTTSSWWSQLSTLNVVILIYLLLVVILLLSSGYIGLRIVELEQQLTSMGAWPELNLQRQYKKT, from the exons ATGGAGCTGTTCAGAGCCCGAAGGAGCGAGCTGGAGCCCGGGGCAGCTGGGATGACTAAGCTGGGAGACAGGGCAGGACCTGGGATCTCTGCTTTCCCAGTGATGAG ctgcctggccaacCCGGCTGTGCCATCTGGAAAAGCCAAGAAGAGCAAAAAGAAGGTTTTGGAGCAGAAGAAATGGCAGAGCCTGGAAGAGACTGGGAGCGAAGTCTTGCAGCCAGGGAAACAGGCCTTGCTCGCCAG ATCAAAGACCTATGACCCATCCTACTCCAAAGAGCCTGAAAAGGACTTGGTCTCGGGAAAGCAAAAGAATTCCTCTTCTTCG CTGGTCAAGCGCATGGTGAGCTTCCACAAGGCCTTCAAGGAGATCCCCGAGGAGGAAGCCCTGCTTGACA GTTTTTCATGTGCCTGGCAGAAGGAAGTGCCCTACCACGGCCGCCTCTACGTGTCCCAGAACTATGTCTGCTTCCACTGCAGCATGCTGCTCAAGGACGTCAAG GTGGTGATTCCTGTCTCCTCCATCACCATCTTCAAGAAGGCCAACACTGCGCTCCTGGTGCCCAACGCACTCAGCATCCGGACAGTGGAAGGCGAGAAG TTTCTCTTCGTGTCGCTGCGCACCCGGGAAGCCACCTACCAGCTGCTGAGATCAGTCTGCAAACACCTGCAG GACGAGAGCAGGAACAGCAGCCCCACAGCCACACCAACCATCGCCAGCCCCGAGCACCTCCTCAAGAAGCCTCTG ACCTCAAGCCAGTCGGACCTGGAACACAACCCGCAGGAGACTGACAGCCTCCTGGATACGCTAG ATGGGCCCAGGCCAAAGCAGAACAGGATGAAGGAGGATGTGGGCAAGCACTCAGCGGCTCTGAGCAAAG GGGGCACCCGGGCCATCGGGCAGACCAAGGTGACGACGAGCAGCTGGTGGTCGCAGCTGAGTACTCTCAATGTGGTTATCCTCATCTACCTGCTGCT ggtggTCATCTTGCTGCTGTCCTCGGGGTACATCGGCCTGAGGATCGTGGAGCTGGAGCAACAGCTGACGTCGATGGGGGCCTGGCCGGAGCTGAACCTGCAGCGCCA ATACAAGAAGACATGA